Proteins from a genomic interval of Crassostrea angulata isolate pt1a10 chromosome 7, ASM2561291v2, whole genome shotgun sequence:
- the LOC128156121 gene encoding histone-lysine N-methyltransferase EHMT1-like, producing the protein MEVNTISDKEFVKCVNNGDYSTVKKQLKLGADPNIYDEEGNPLLFLPIINGDDEMMDILLSFDKCNINIISYDLRTPLLIAVELDDLEFVKSLIKSGANIDCIDGSGKTPLLLALEEGRFEIAEYLMKRGCNVNAVDGLGQSALHFVANGTHSHCIKMVDKIMKNGFKLEENNEWIPAASVKSRTIGRKTKLPKVMRSLSMRVKNFPSFRKPNPNTPKT; encoded by the exons ATGGAAGTGAACACAATTTCTGACAAAGAGTTTGTGAAATGTGTTAACAATGGGGACTATAGCACTGTGAAAAAGCAACTGAAATTAGGAGCAGATCCCAATATTTACGATGAAGAAGGGAATCCGCTGCTATTTCTTCCAATTATTAATGGAGACGATGAAATGATGGACATTCTTTTGTCCTTTG ACAAATGCAATATAAACATCATAAGCTACGATCTACGAACACCATTGCTGATTGCTGTGGAACTGGATGATCTAGAATTTGTCAAGAGTCTAATTAAATCAG GAGCAAACATAGACTGTATAGATGGGTCTGGGAAGACGCCTCTTCTGTTGGCGCTAGAGGAGGGTCGGTTTGAGATCGCCGAGTACCTGATGAAACGGGGATGTAATGTCAATGCCGTGGACGGCCTCGGTCAGAGCGCCCTTCACTTCGTCGCTAACGGCACCCACAGTCACTGTATCAAAATGGTGGACAAGATAATGAAAAACG GTTTTAAACTAGAGGAAAATAATGAGTGGATACCCGCAGCAAGTGTGAAATCTCGGACGATTGGACGAAAAACCAAACTGCCTAAGGTCATGCGAAGCCTCAGCATGCGTGTGAAGAATTTCCCTAGTTTCAGAAAACCTAACCCCAATACCCCAAAAACATGA